Proteins encoded together in one Hylaeus volcanicus isolate JK05 chromosome 3, UHH_iyHylVolc1.0_haploid, whole genome shotgun sequence window:
- the LOC128873331 gene encoding protein quick-to-court isoform X2, producing the protein MARHESERSLHSLQSMHPGSSPRVNNGNEASPTKLAPSPSATCTDDSTIKVNADSSVDSTSRSATVTVPSPTVPSISSPWDSRIPRPSPTGLRRSASVRVRGERASPHQPPPAVSTAVTAALARQHQQHRRFNFLQHQQHHHLDRRIFPVITENGTESPRQRSLSLSLTPVRPRSVHAASAGSCFGIADDSDAESVKSYGSACSTASACEHATFAFNGTTWSGRSRKYVVHCSNHNGDNDQYLTPTQRAARQVRKFQALLKEARKEIEEKDQEICRLTKEVVELRLYKASLNSPDERTDSSDALTVRENNPFSPESPTKDLPDEGTIQKVASPGTPEKRVPSDFPSSLADSGHFEDGSIHSKDSVYLPEIQPETINVATTSNKVTEDSTSEAYATSTEETLEKDEERRKLVNHYESRIEEMHRRHVDELQELKQKHNDKVESLLNQLAEVNTRYCEVRPSVDAAETRAHELEAELEAVKAELAEQKTLLNEQEERNKQIYLKMYAKGQEAARIEQADKILEQAHQTPPKVTIAELLQQLTVTQAELENIKAMYRRIIEARSNQGALDPEITLQFLKSAIYYFLTDKENHHGHLNAIESILGFTEAEKHNIDKIHRSARK; encoded by the exons ATGGCCCGCCACGAAAGCGAGAGGTCCTTGCATTCCCTGCAATCGATGCATCCAGGCTCCTCGCCTCGTGTAAACAACGGAAACGAGGCTTCCCCGACGAAGTTGGCACCGTCGCCGTCAGCAACATGTACCGACGACAGTACGATCAAGGTCAATGCCGACAGCAGCGTGGATAGCACGAGCAGATCTGCAACGGTTACCGTTCCATCACCCACGGTCCCTTCGATATCCTCTCCATGGGATTCCCGTATACCACGGCCCTCGCCTACAGGTCTGCGTCGCTCGGCTAGCGTACGCGTGCGCGGTGAACGGGCTTCCCCACATCAACCACCACCAGCAGTTAGTACCGCGGTCACCGCGGCTCTGGCGAGACAGCATCAGCAGCATCGTCGCTTCAACTTTCTGCAACACCAGCAACACCATCACCTGGACCGTCGCATATTCCCCGTCATCACGGAGAATGGAACTGAATCACCGCGACAACGATCCCTC AGCCTTTCATTGACCCCGGTGAGGCCGCGATCTGTACACGCGGCCTCCGCAGGATCATGTTTTGGAATTGCCGATGACAGCGATGCGGAAAGCGTAAAAAGTTACGGAAGTGCCTGCAGTACCGCAAGCGCCTGCGAGCATGCTACCTTCGCCTTCAACGGTACCACATGGTCCGGTAGATCAAGGAAATACGTTGTTCACTGTTCCAATCATAACGGTGACAATGATCAGTACCTTACGCCTACCCAAAGAGCAGCTAGACAAGTTAGAAAGTTCCAG gcTCTACTGAAGGAAGCGCGTAAGGAGATCGAGGAGAAGGATCAGGAGATTTGTCGGTTAACGAAGGAGGTGGTGGAATTAAGATTATACAAAGCATCTCTGAATAGTCCAGATGAGAGGACAGATAGCAGCGATGCTCTCACCGTACGAGAAAATAATCCTTTCTCACCTGAATCCCCGACGAAGGATCTACCAGACGAAGGCACGATTCAGAAAGTCGCGAGTCCAGGTACTCCAGAGAAACGCGTTCCCTCCGATTTTCCTTCCTCTTTGGCGGACTCTGGTCATTTTGAAGACGGATCCATTCACTCGAAAGACTCGGTGTACCTACCAGAGATACAGCCAGAGACCATTAATGTTGCCACAACGTCTAATAAGGTTACCGAAGACAGTACTTCCGAAGCGTACGCCACGTCCACTGAAGAAACCCTGGAGAAAGATGAAGAGAGACGCAAATTAGTGAATCATTATGAAAGCAGGATTGAGGAAATGCACCGCAGACACGTCGACGAACTTCAGGAACTCAAGCAAAAACACAATGACAAG GTGGAGAGCTTACTCAATCAGTTGGCTGAAGTAAATACACGTTATTGTGAAGTGAGACCAAGCGTTGATGCCGCGGAAACTCGAGCTCATGAATTAGAAGCGGAATTAGAAGCTGTTAAAGCTGAACTCGCTGAGCAAAAGACTTTGTTGAATGAGCAAGAGgagagaaataaacaaatataccTGAAAATGTATGCCAAAGGCCAAGAAGCTGCACGCATAGAACAAGCTGATAAA ATACTTGAACAAGCGCATCAAACGCCGCCGAAGGTTACTATTGCAGAGCTACTTCAACAACTAACAGTTACACAAgcagaattagaaaatatcaag GCAATGTATCGTCGTATTATAGAAGCAAGAAGTAATCAGGGTGCCCTTGATCCAGAGATCACTTTGCAGTTCCTAAAATCGGCAATCTACTATTTCCTAACTGACAAAGAAAATCATCATGGTCATCTAAACGCTATCGAAAGCATTCTGGGGTTCACAGAGGCTGAAAAGCACAATATCGATAAAATACATCGATCAGCAAGAAAGTAA
- the LOC128873331 gene encoding protein quick-to-court isoform X1 produces the protein MARHESERSLHSLQSMHPGSSPRVNNGNEASPTKLAPSPSATCTDDSTIKVNADSSVDSTSRSATVTVPSPTVPSISSPWDSRIPRPSPTGLRRSASVRVRGERASPHQPPPAVSTAVTAALARQHQQHRRFNFLQHQQHHHLDRRIFPVITENGTESPRQRSLSLSLTPVRPRSVHAASAGSCFGIADDSDAESVKSYGSACSTASACEHATFAFNGTTWSGRSRKYVVHCSNHNGDNDQYLTPTQRAARQVRKFQALLKEARKEIEEKDQEICRLTKEVVELRLYKASLNSPDERTDSSDALTVRENNPFSPESPTKDLPDEGTIQKVASPGTPEKRVPSDFPSSLADSGHFEDGSIHSKDSVYLPEIQPETINVATTSNKVTEDSTSEAYATSTEETLEKDEERRKLVNHYESRIEEMHRRHVDELQELKQKHNDKVESLLNQLAEVNTRYCEVRPSVDAAETRAHELEAELEAVKAELAEQKTLLNEQEERNKQIYLKMYAKGQEAARIEQADKILEQAHQTPPKVTIAELLQQLTVTQAELENIKDTSYSPEPHISADRSQSLLSAQEAVSLWVLGTRKAMYRRIIEARSNQGALDPEITLQFLKSAIYYFLTDKENHHGHLNAIESILGFTEAEKHNIDKIHRSARK, from the exons ATGGCCCGCCACGAAAGCGAGAGGTCCTTGCATTCCCTGCAATCGATGCATCCAGGCTCCTCGCCTCGTGTAAACAACGGAAACGAGGCTTCCCCGACGAAGTTGGCACCGTCGCCGTCAGCAACATGTACCGACGACAGTACGATCAAGGTCAATGCCGACAGCAGCGTGGATAGCACGAGCAGATCTGCAACGGTTACCGTTCCATCACCCACGGTCCCTTCGATATCCTCTCCATGGGATTCCCGTATACCACGGCCCTCGCCTACAGGTCTGCGTCGCTCGGCTAGCGTACGCGTGCGCGGTGAACGGGCTTCCCCACATCAACCACCACCAGCAGTTAGTACCGCGGTCACCGCGGCTCTGGCGAGACAGCATCAGCAGCATCGTCGCTTCAACTTTCTGCAACACCAGCAACACCATCACCTGGACCGTCGCATATTCCCCGTCATCACGGAGAATGGAACTGAATCACCGCGACAACGATCCCTC AGCCTTTCATTGACCCCGGTGAGGCCGCGATCTGTACACGCGGCCTCCGCAGGATCATGTTTTGGAATTGCCGATGACAGCGATGCGGAAAGCGTAAAAAGTTACGGAAGTGCCTGCAGTACCGCAAGCGCCTGCGAGCATGCTACCTTCGCCTTCAACGGTACCACATGGTCCGGTAGATCAAGGAAATACGTTGTTCACTGTTCCAATCATAACGGTGACAATGATCAGTACCTTACGCCTACCCAAAGAGCAGCTAGACAAGTTAGAAAGTTCCAG gcTCTACTGAAGGAAGCGCGTAAGGAGATCGAGGAGAAGGATCAGGAGATTTGTCGGTTAACGAAGGAGGTGGTGGAATTAAGATTATACAAAGCATCTCTGAATAGTCCAGATGAGAGGACAGATAGCAGCGATGCTCTCACCGTACGAGAAAATAATCCTTTCTCACCTGAATCCCCGACGAAGGATCTACCAGACGAAGGCACGATTCAGAAAGTCGCGAGTCCAGGTACTCCAGAGAAACGCGTTCCCTCCGATTTTCCTTCCTCTTTGGCGGACTCTGGTCATTTTGAAGACGGATCCATTCACTCGAAAGACTCGGTGTACCTACCAGAGATACAGCCAGAGACCATTAATGTTGCCACAACGTCTAATAAGGTTACCGAAGACAGTACTTCCGAAGCGTACGCCACGTCCACTGAAGAAACCCTGGAGAAAGATGAAGAGAGACGCAAATTAGTGAATCATTATGAAAGCAGGATTGAGGAAATGCACCGCAGACACGTCGACGAACTTCAGGAACTCAAGCAAAAACACAATGACAAG GTGGAGAGCTTACTCAATCAGTTGGCTGAAGTAAATACACGTTATTGTGAAGTGAGACCAAGCGTTGATGCCGCGGAAACTCGAGCTCATGAATTAGAAGCGGAATTAGAAGCTGTTAAAGCTGAACTCGCTGAGCAAAAGACTTTGTTGAATGAGCAAGAGgagagaaataaacaaatataccTGAAAATGTATGCCAAAGGCCAAGAAGCTGCACGCATAGAACAAGCTGATAAA ATACTTGAACAAGCGCATCAAACGCCGCCGAAGGTTACTATTGCAGAGCTACTTCAACAACTAACAGTTACACAAgcagaattagaaaatatcaag GACACAAGCTACTCGCCTGAACCTCACATTTCAGCCGATCGTAGCCAAAGTTTATTAAGTGCTCAAGAGGCTGTTTCTCTCTGGGTCCTTGGCACACGTAAG GCAATGTATCGTCGTATTATAGAAGCAAGAAGTAATCAGGGTGCCCTTGATCCAGAGATCACTTTGCAGTTCCTAAAATCGGCAATCTACTATTTCCTAACTGACAAAGAAAATCATCATGGTCATCTAAACGCTATCGAAAGCATTCTGGGGTTCACAGAGGCTGAAAAGCACAATATCGATAAAATACATCGATCAGCAAGAAAGTAA
- the LOC128873333 gene encoding 60S ribosomal protein L11 isoform X2, translated as MADVKKVEKKVGKTEKKARKEPKDASKNVMREVHIRKLCLNICVGESGDRLTRAAKVLEQLTGQQPVFSKARYTVRSFGIRRNEKIAVHCTVRGAKAEEILERGLKVREYELRKENFSGTGNFGFGIQEHIDLGIKYDPSIGIYGLDFYVVLGRPGFNVAHRRRKTGKVGFQHRLTKEDAMKWFQQKYDGIIIAGKK; from the exons ATGGCG GATGTAAAGAAAGTGGAGAAAAAGGTCGGGAAGACCGAGAAAAAGGCGAGGAAGGAGCCTAAAGATGCATCCAAGAATGTCATGCGAGAAGTTCACATTCGTAAACTCTGTTTAAACATTTGTGTAGGGGAATCTGGTGATAGGCTTACTCGTGCTGCAAAG GTATTGGAACAACTAACTGGACAGCAACCTGTCTTTTCTAAAGCAAGATACACTGTTCGTTCCTTTGGTATTCGtcgtaatgaaaaaattgcgGTACATTGCACAGTTCGAGGTGCTAAAGCAGAAGAGATTCTGGAACGTGGATTGAAG GTTCGGGAATACGAATTGAGGAAAGAGAATTTCTCTGGTACTGGAAACTTTGGTTTTGGTATTCAAGAACACATTGACTTAGGAATCAAATATGATCCCAGCATTGGTATTTATGGTTTGGATTTCTACGTTGTACTTGGACGCCCCG GTTTTAACGTAGCTCATAGAAGGAGAAAAACTGGAAAAGTCGGTTTCCAACACAGGCTTACCAAAGAAGATGCAATGAAATGGTTCCAGCAGAAATATGATGGTATTATTATAGCTGGAAAGAAGTAA
- the LOC128873333 gene encoding 60S ribosomal protein L11 isoform X1, with the protein MTDEDVKKVEKKVGKTEKKARKEPKDASKNVMREVHIRKLCLNICVGESGDRLTRAAKVLEQLTGQQPVFSKARYTVRSFGIRRNEKIAVHCTVRGAKAEEILERGLKVREYELRKENFSGTGNFGFGIQEHIDLGIKYDPSIGIYGLDFYVVLGRPGFNVAHRRRKTGKVGFQHRLTKEDAMKWFQQKYDGIIIAGKK; encoded by the exons atgaCAGATGAG GATGTAAAGAAAGTGGAGAAAAAGGTCGGGAAGACCGAGAAAAAGGCGAGGAAGGAGCCTAAAGATGCATCCAAGAATGTCATGCGAGAAGTTCACATTCGTAAACTCTGTTTAAACATTTGTGTAGGGGAATCTGGTGATAGGCTTACTCGTGCTGCAAAG GTATTGGAACAACTAACTGGACAGCAACCTGTCTTTTCTAAAGCAAGATACACTGTTCGTTCCTTTGGTATTCGtcgtaatgaaaaaattgcgGTACATTGCACAGTTCGAGGTGCTAAAGCAGAAGAGATTCTGGAACGTGGATTGAAG GTTCGGGAATACGAATTGAGGAAAGAGAATTTCTCTGGTACTGGAAACTTTGGTTTTGGTATTCAAGAACACATTGACTTAGGAATCAAATATGATCCCAGCATTGGTATTTATGGTTTGGATTTCTACGTTGTACTTGGACGCCCCG GTTTTAACGTAGCTCATAGAAGGAGAAAAACTGGAAAAGTCGGTTTCCAACACAGGCTTACCAAAGAAGATGCAATGAAATGGTTCCAGCAGAAATATGATGGTATTATTATAGCTGGAAAGAAGTAA
- the LOC128873330 gene encoding uncharacterized protein LOC128873330, which translates to MARITKIVPDSVQDKEVKIFTQWKVLLNKQSQLIIKGTINHEIIAQSKPIIRRLTTTIVQSTCKQLYYLKGHIIDNEYELPDYIRSKFYDGFPHDWENVCDIWGTFVQQGCKSTFRWPTPIMDSDDDLRSDITDTTFVDPKSTENSISNSESLEESHPSQASTLNVLQTQTENYDKENTKQRNVASICFYSENETNKLKEKLDHIIHKLANKNCPESCLSKVSQLLDRLYYIIINESVTDNEFNVKNSVVGQNKYVEQTQKNRINGYCPSESFVLQNGIKLGRDNCLITDNKQNSDCNDSLRKTRTFARVETSNSSSSDGESEIYAGVPKIPVARILKRNALLIETPKHKRKKKVIHQMYNVDNKNTLSVPSVKCPDTMQRSEKINGANHYDSSISIVEDEKPSTKFTKCINANVGSIINKHTKFDVSEGEQSNGTNACMKDKNTYKTQERFIQKNLKSFDTFGKIKDNKCEINRSAENRKQTVEAYSHVKTSEESSRDMNFQHQNRISYKQHTELLSRSEKDVNKMSKPVIISSIPITDAVNSDLKLFAQNLKADVIQNENKNMKKLNKKTQGLIQKGSSLKKSDTKRNFKSALSSIKKDHKENIKVQLDCMDFTTSRKLAQNSRILKDNQSNNADTNKTKLLSSWVPLVIKKLDMNLIFEGNLMNESGYILQRKFRTDPVLRRISPKLVETIHHEFYELIGNLNDTKNVVPKQLLVKCRNGCPLNIELFCKTWELLQNEKCTAEELNNTVDTINIGRSSKGRRIIPLLNYWTGERVTLKGDNPVYNPGRPQDSLHIFSYDSCNDSKSVKSTKKWKTNKKRKAV; encoded by the exons ATGGCACGTATAACAAAG ATTGTTCCTGATAGTGTTCAAGATAAGGAAGTTAAGATTTTTACTCAATGGAAAGTcttgttaaataaacaaagtcaATTGATTATTAAAGGAACAATAAATCA TGAGATAATTGCTCAAAGTAAACCCATTATAAGGCGATTGACAACTACCATTGTCCAATCTACTTGTAAGCAGTTATACTACTTAAAAGGACATATCATTGACAATGAGTATG AATTACCAGATTATATCAGGAGTAAATTTTATGATGGATTTCCCCATGACTGGGAAAATGTTTGTGACATTTGGGGAACATTTGTACAACAAGGATGCAAATCAACTTTTCGCTGGCCTACCCCCATCATGGATAGTGATGATGATTTAAGAAGCGACATAACAGACACCACATTTGTAGACCCAAAAAGTACTGAGAATAGTATATCAAATTCAGAATCCTTAGAAGAATCGCATCCATCTCAAGCAAGTACTTTGAATGTCTTACAGACACAGACAGAAAATtatgataaagaaaatactaaacaaagaaatgtagcttcaatttgtttttattctgaaaatgaaacaaataaattgaaggAGAAATTAGatcatattatacataaattagcAAACAAGAATTGTCCTGAATCGTGTCTCAGTAAAGTTAGTCAATTACTTGAtcgtttatattatatcataataaatgaatCAGTTACTGACAATGAATTCAATGTAAAGAATTCAGTAGTAGGACAAAACAAATATGTAGAACAGACACAAAAGAATAGAATAAATGGTTATTGTCCATCAGAAtcttttgttttacaaaatgGTATTAAGTTGGGGAGAGATAATTGTCTAATTACtgataacaaacaaaattctgacTGTAATGATTCGTTACGAAAGACGAGAACTTTTGCGAGAGTCGAAACTAGTAATAGCAGTAGTTCTGATGGTGAAAGTGAGATTTATGCTGGAGTTCCTAAGATACCAGTAGCACGGATACTAAAACGGAATGCATTATTAATAGAGACTCCTAaacataaacgaaaaaaaaaggttattCATCAAATGTATAATGTGgacaataaaaatacgttaaGTGTACCTTCGGTTAAATGTCCTGATACAATGCAGAgatctgaaaaaattaatggcGCGAATCATTATGACTCCAGCATTAGTATCGTAGAGGATGAAAAACCATCTacgaaatttacaaaatgtattaatgCAAATGTTGGAAGTATCATAAACAAGCACACCAAATTTGATGTAAGTGAAGGAGAACAATCAAATGGAACAAACGCTTGtatgaaagataaaaatacgtataaaacGCAGGAAcgttttatacaaaaaaacttGAAGTCTTTTGATACATTTGGTAAAATCAAAGataataaatgtgaaattaatagaagtgcagaaaatagaaaacaaacagTAGAAGCATATTCTCATGTGAAAACTTCTGAAGAGAGTAGCAGAGACATGAATTTTCAGCACCAAAATCGTATATCCTACAAACAGCATACAGAACTCTTATCTCGTTCGGAGAAAGATGTTAACAAAATGTCAAAACCTGTTATAATTAGTTCAATACCTATTACAGATGCTGTAAATAGTGATTTGAAACTGTTtgcacaaaatttaaaagcaGATGTAATTcagaatgaaaacaaaaatatgaagaaactGAATAAGAAAACTCAAGGTTTAATTCAGAAAGGTTCCTCTCTTAAAAAATCTGataccaaaagaaattttaaatcagcATTGTCAAGTATTAAAAAAGatcataaagaaaatattaaagttcaGTTGGATTGCATGGATTTCACAACTTCCAGAAAATTAGCACAGAATTCAAGAATTCTTAAAGATAACCAGAGTAATAATGCagatacaaataaaactaAGTTATTATCTTCTTGGGTACCATTggtaataaagaaattggatatgaatttaatttttgaggGTAATTTAATGAA cgAGTCTGGTTATATTCTCCAAAGGAAATTCAGAACAGATCCTGTGCTTCGCAGAATATCACCAAAATTAGTCGAGACAATACatcatgaattttatgaaCTAATTGGTAACTTGAATGATACGAAGAATG TGGTACCAAAACAGTTGTTAGTCAAATGTCGTAATGGGTGTCCCTTAAATATTGAGTTATTCTGTAAAACGTGGGAATTGTTACAAAATGAGAAGTGCACTGCGGAAGAATTGAACAATACAGtagatacaataaatattggtaGAAGTTCGAAAGGCAGGAGAATTATACctctattaaattattggaCGG ggGAACGTGTTACTTTAAAAGGTGATAATCCAGTATACAATCCTGGCAGGCCACAAGATTCcctacatattttttcttatgaTAGTTGTAATGACAGTAAGTCTGtcaaaagtacaaaaaaatggaaaaccaATAAGAAAAGGAAAGCAGTTTGA
- the LOC128873686 gene encoding tetraspanin-7-like isoform X1 yields MTKRLDTVGTMACMKTLLMLFNVVFWASGVLIVCTVLWIEIQLQHYVDISMDGVWAALIALGGFGLFLSLAVMLACCCTTRGHPALLHLYGAFLAVVALLELGVGASVYANRTCLRDKFYLGLNESMAEYGRNDIKRDHIDSMQATLECCGHKSYTDWLELYPQMAIPLSCCKVSRKTCNVNETDDIYTQGCYTRALDLINDNLGLVAGTAIGVAFFPFIGVFLACCLANNINKAKSLWGDGPIING; encoded by the exons ATGACCAAGCGTTTGGACACGGTGGGCACTATGGCCTGCATGAAGACCCTGCTGATGCTGTTCAACGTCGTCTTCTGG gCGTCTGGTGTACTAATCGTATGCACCGTCCTTTGGATAGAAATTCAACTTCAACATTACGTTGACATAAGCATGGACGGCGTCTGGGCGGCCTTGATAGCGCTAGGAGGTTTCGGATTATTTCTGTCTTTGGCAGTAATGCTCGCTTGCTGTTGCACGACTCGCGGTCATCCAGCACTTCTGCATCTG TATGGCGCGTTCTTGGCTGTCGTCGCATTATTGGAGCTAGGGGTTGGTGCATCGGTTTATGCTAATCGTACCTGTTTGAGAGACAAATTTTACCTGGGTCTGAACGAAAGCATGGCTGAATATGGACGAAATGATATAAAACGTGATCACATCGACTCCATGCAGGCTACA TTGGAATGTTGTGGACACAAATCTTACACCGATTGGCTGGAATTGTACCCGCAGATGGCAATTCCACTATCTTGCTGCAAAGTATCAAGGAAAACCTGTAACGTCAACGAAACGGATGACATTTATACTCAG GGCTGTTACACCCGCGCCTTGGACTTGATAAATGACAACCTCGGTCTGGTCGCTGGAACAGCAATCGGCGTAGCCTTCTTCCCGTTTATAGGCGTCTTCTTAGCATGTTGCTTAGCCAACAACATCAACAAAGCCAA gtCTCTATGGGGCGACGGTCCAATTATAAACGGATGA
- the LOC128873686 gene encoding tetraspanin-7-like isoform X2, which yields MTKRLDTVGTMACMKTLLMLFNVVFWASGVLIVCTVLWIEIQLQHYVDISMDGVWAALIALGGFGLFLSLAVMLACCCTTRGHPALLHLYGAFLAVVALLELGVGASVYANRTCLRDKFYLGLNESMAEYGRNDIKRDHIDSMQATLECCGHKSYTDWLELYPQMAIPLSCCKVSRKTCNVNETDDIYTQGCYTRALDLINDNLGLVAGTAIGVAFFPFIGVFLACCLANNINKAKYEQVA from the exons ATGACCAAGCGTTTGGACACGGTGGGCACTATGGCCTGCATGAAGACCCTGCTGATGCTGTTCAACGTCGTCTTCTGG gCGTCTGGTGTACTAATCGTATGCACCGTCCTTTGGATAGAAATTCAACTTCAACATTACGTTGACATAAGCATGGACGGCGTCTGGGCGGCCTTGATAGCGCTAGGAGGTTTCGGATTATTTCTGTCTTTGGCAGTAATGCTCGCTTGCTGTTGCACGACTCGCGGTCATCCAGCACTTCTGCATCTG TATGGCGCGTTCTTGGCTGTCGTCGCATTATTGGAGCTAGGGGTTGGTGCATCGGTTTATGCTAATCGTACCTGTTTGAGAGACAAATTTTACCTGGGTCTGAACGAAAGCATGGCTGAATATGGACGAAATGATATAAAACGTGATCACATCGACTCCATGCAGGCTACA TTGGAATGTTGTGGACACAAATCTTACACCGATTGGCTGGAATTGTACCCGCAGATGGCAATTCCACTATCTTGCTGCAAAGTATCAAGGAAAACCTGTAACGTCAACGAAACGGATGACATTTATACTCAG GGCTGTTACACCCGCGCCTTGGACTTGATAAATGACAACCTCGGTCTGGTCGCTGGAACAGCAATCGGCGTAGCCTTCTTCCCGTTTATAGGCGTCTTCTTAGCATGTTGCTTAGCCAACAACATCAACAAAGCCAAGTACGAGCAGGTTGCTTAG